Sequence from the Thermodesulfobacteriota bacterium genome:
CATGCCTGATGACTTACACTACGAGGAAAATCATTACTGGGTCAAGACTGAAGGGGATCTCTTGGTAATGGGTATGGACGATTTTGCCCGGCAGATGGCAGGGGATATTGTCTATGTTCAGCTTCCTTTTGAAGGAAAGGCTTTGAAGCTCGGTAAAAAATTTGCCAAGGTGGAGTCAGGCAAATGGGTTGGAAAAGTTTATGCCCCGGTCAATGGTGAAATTGTCGGTTCTAACGAGGAGCTTGAAACAGACCCGGAACTTATTAACCAGGACTGTTACGGAAAGGGATGGATGTATAAGATACTGCCCAACGATATGGGGGAAGTAGATAGCCTGATACACGGATCAGCTGCAGTGGAAAAATGGCTTCTTGCAGATATAGAGAAATACAAGCAGGAATAACATGGCCAACAAAGACTACAGCATCAAAGAACTTATAGGACTTGAGGCATGTACCAACTGTCGTTTGTGTGCTGATGTGTGCCCTGCAGCCTCGGCTGTCCTTGATGGACGTCTGACCGGAGTCTATCGTCTCAGCGGAATTAAAAAAATCCTGCGGGAAAGAGCCGGGATTATACGCAGGCTTTTCGGGATAAAAGATCTCTCACCTGCCAGGCTTGAGAATTTTAGCGAGACAGTTTTTCGCTGTACTTTGTGTGGAAGCTGTCAGGAAGTATGTCCTGTCGGTATCCCGCTTAAGGACTTGTGGCTTTCCATGCGCCAGGACATGGTACAATCCAGTGCTTACCCCAAAAAAATCGATATGATCAAAAACAATTTGGCCAAGAGCCGAAACGTTTTTGACGAGGATAATGAGGAACGGGCTGACTGGGTGGATGACATGCGCGATGTCCCGGATCATGGTTTTATAAAGGATAGCGCAGAGGTTGTCTATTTTACAGGCTGCGTTTCCTCTTTTTTCCCCATGGTTCAAAAGATTCCAACGGCCCTTGCTGAGACACTTGAAATTTCAGGGGTTGATTTCACACTGCTGGGGGCGGAAGAATGGTGCTGCGGTTTTCCTCTGTTAGGTGCAGGTCTCAGGGATAAGGCCGGAGAGTTCATTGAACACAACATTAAAGCAGTTCGTAAAAAAGGAGCCAAAAAGATTATTTTTGCCTGCCCCTCCTGCTACCAGATGTGGCGGGAATATTACACTGATGAGTTTGAGATTTTCCATGTTACTGAATTTTTAATCGAATTGATAAAGAACAAACAACTTCAGCTTAAAGAGCTTCCAATGACAGTAACATACCACGATCCCTGCGACCTGGGTCGGGGTGCACGGGTCTTCGAAACACCGAGAAAGATTATTCATTATATTCCTGGAGTAAATCTGGTAGAGCTTTCCGACAACCGTGAAAATTGCAGGTGTTGCGGTGGCGGCGGCAACCTGGAAATGATAGATACAAAGCTTTCAGCAGAAATAGCAAAACGAAAAATAGATGATGTTATGATGACCGGAGCTGAAGCAGTTATAACTTCATGCCAGCAATGTGTTAGAACGATGAATACCTATGTTAGACGAAATAAGATTCCTCTCGAGGTTATGGATATCACAGAACTTGTTAAACGTGCTTTAGTGTTTTAGGGCTCGCTGAAAAATATATGTTCCGGCTTGGCCGGTTTGGAGCATAACCGTCAGGTTAAGAAATTGAATGCTAAAATCAGTCAGATTTAGCTTGTTTTTTAATTGACAATTCACAGTTAACTATTCACAATTCAAAATTTGATTTTAACAAATACATTTTTATAGACAGATAATTGTCAATTGTGAATTGAAAATTGATAATTGTTAACGATAATAGTCCATTTTTCTCTTAACCTGACGGCTATGCGGTTCAGGGGGATAATAATGCTAAATTATTCTTCACACACACGCCTTGTTGAAAGACGTGTCGAGGTGCAAGTCGGCAACAGGTCATTTACTATTGCCCGAAGGGATGAACACAACAGATCTCACACCTGTCCAGTTGAATTAGTTGTTGGAGCGCTTGGAAGTTGAATAACCCTGACTATTGCTGCGGTCGCAGAAAATAAAAAAATCATAGTCGATAAAATTGATGTCAATATTGCCTGTAAAGTCGAGGAAGATAAAAATAGGACTACAGCATTTACTATTTTAATTGACCTTGGCTCCGGGTTGACCCGAAGGGAGAGGACAATTCTTTTCCGTGTTGCGCGTTTATGCGAAGTACACAAAATATTGGCAGGGGAGAGCAGTTTCGATTACCAGTTATCCGAAATACAGGAGTTATAAACTGAAAAGGAAACAAACGTGAAGCTTTATAATCTCGGCAAGGTACCATGGAAACAGTCGCAGCTTATCTATCACGCCCTTGCTTATATGGGACGTGAATCGCTTGTTCTTGTTTCACCGGCATCTCCTTATGTTTGTGTCGGCTATCACCAGGACGTAGATCATGAGGTGGATCTTGCTTTTTGCCGAATAAATCATATTCCGGTTTTCCGGAGGGAGGTCGGAGGCGGCGGTGTTTATCTTGACGGCAATCAGCTTTTCTTCCAACTGGTTGTCAGGAAAGGCAACCCGCTGGTTCCGGCAAGCAAAGAAGCTTTCTATCGCAAATTCCTCAAGCCTGTCATTGATGTTTATCGCAAAATCGGAATACCCGCAGAATATAAACCGGTCAATGATATAATAGTTGAATCAAGAAAGATATCGGGTACCGGAGTCGGGGAAATCGGTGATTGTATTGTCTTGGTCGGGAATCTCATAGTCGATTTCAATTATAAAATGATGGCCAGAGTTCTAAGGGTGCCGGATGAAAAATTTCGTGATAAAGTTCAAAAGACCATTGAAGAAAATTTAAGCACTATACGCCGCGAGCTTGGTGATACTTCGGCAGACAAATGGAATGATGAAACCTTAAACAGTCTTATGGTTGATGAATTCGAAAAAGTGCTCGGCAGGCTCAATCCCGGCGAAAAGGATGACGAACTGGAAGCCAGGGCGAATGAACTGGCTCTTCGCATGCTGGATGACGACTGGCTTTATCGCAAAGGGAGACATAGGAAAGGACGATCTGTCAAGATAAGCTCAGATGTTACGATCTATCATAGAGTCAACAAGGCACCCGGCGGACTTATGCGCGCAGATTTTGAGGTTGACTGCGACAGATTCGTCGGGATATCGATTTCCGGTGACTTTTTTTGCTATCCTGAAGATGCGATCAGCCGACTGGAGTCGATGCTTGAGGGAAAACAGGCATCAGAGGTACATGAAGTGCTCACCGATTTTTACGGCAATCAGAAAATTGAAACCCCGGGAATTTGTATAGACGACTGGAAAGAAATATTAAAAAAATAACACTATAAAAGACTGTAAGCAAATGTTTCAAAAAGATCCCTACTGAACTTGTCTGCTTCAACATCCTGTTTAATCAGCTTCAGGGTTTTAAACGGACTCATTGCGTTTCTGTAAGGTCGGTCATCATTTGTCAATGCTTCATAGCAATCAATAAACCCTACGATTTGCGCCGTTTTATCGATACTGGTTATTCCATAAGGATAACCGCTTCCATCCAGTTTTTCATGATGCTGCAGGGCGGTGGTGGCAATCTCTTTAAAACTGAAATTGCATTTAGTTAAAATATTATACCCTCTGATGGTATGTTGTTTAATTTCGTTAAATTCCTCATCGGTTAATTTCCTTGGCGCTGTCAGCAGATTGGTATCTATTTTTGTTTTTCCCACGTCATGCAGAAGTGCGCTTAGCCCCAATATTTTTTTTTCATAAAGAGAACAGTTAATAAAATTAGCGTAGCCCAGAACAATGGCCATCACATTAATTGAATGTATCACGGTTGAATAATCCTGTTTGGATACAATCAATAAGTTATTTATTACATCACTATCTTTAGTATATTCGTTTATCAGAATATTTACTGTTTCTGAAACACCTTCAAGACTTCCGCTTCTCGGTTCTGCCAGCGTTTCCTGAACTATATTTACAAGGGTGTCCTTAACTTTTTGCGAATTATTGGAACGAATATTATCGCTTAACTGCCTGTTGAACACCTTTTGGATTTCCTGAATACCCTTGATCTTATCTTCCTGCTTTATATACAGTTTGGCAGGCACCCGCTCGTTTTCAAGCCGCACTTCTTGTATTGTTTTTCTCGGTGGTTTGTACAATACGAAATTTCCATCTTTTGTTTGATAATAAAGAGGAATTTTTTGGTAATGTTTCAAACGGGATTTTTTTGCCTCAATATAATCTGCCACCATTTTAATCCTTGTTACCAGTAAGTTAAGGGCTTTATGCCTAGCTTCTCAATAAATCAGGGTAAATCGTTTTTCACCACCGAACTTCCAGAGGGCTCAGAGAATCTTTGATTGGCTGGTTATTTCGGTAAACTCAGTGTAATCTGTGTTAATTTCGTCTTGCTACGACGCCATCAGGTTTAAAGGTGTGCACAAATATAATATCAGCATTTTAAGGAAAAACTTTAGTATAATTTTGAATATGACGGGTATAATATTTCTTTTTTCCTTGAAAAATAGAAAATATTGTTTATGTTGAACAAATGGTTGTGCTAGGCGGGGAGTTAGCGGTGCCCTTTTCCCGAAATCCGCTTTATGCGGGGCTGAATTCCCTTTTTAGGGTTTTATAATGTAATTTTGCAATCCATTTAACCGGCCTCCACGCAACAGACGGTCATGAACCTCGTCAGGTCCGGAAGGAAGCAGCGATAAGTGATGCGGTCTGTGTCGTGGATGTGTCCCGGTTATATTGATGGTTTGTATTTTTCATAGCAAAACTCGAAGGAGGGTGCACAACCAATCCTTCAGTGTTGCCCTCCTCAATTGCTACCTTGACATTGTCTCATACAGTATTATTTTTTATCAACATTGGCTCGGCTTTATCAATATAAAAATTGTTTAAAATATCAGGAGAGTATATCGGTTTATGACCGCAAAAAAAAAGATAAAAATCAAAACAGAACCTGAAAAGAATGGTGACGGAGACGAAGTTTTGGAAAAAAACCATTCAGGGAAAGAAAAAACGGAGACTGCCGGGGATCAGCTAAAAAAAATCCAGGCAGAACTTGAAGCTGCAAAGCAGGAGGGAAAAGAGGCCTATGATCGTTTTTTGAGGGTTTCCGCTGAATTTGAAAATTACAAAAAGCGTTCGACCCGCGAAATGGACGATTTTAGAAAGTATGCCAATCAGTCCCTGATAAAGGAGATGCTTGCAGTGGTCGATAATCTTGAGAGGGCTTTAAATTCCACCAACGGAAACAGCAGCGTTGATAAATGCATGGCTGACGGAGTAGACTTGACACTTCAGGAGATACTGAAAGTCTTTGAGAAATTTAATGTAAAGCCCATTGAGTCTATCGGGCAGCCTTTTGACCCGAATTTTCATCAGGCCATGATGCAGGAAGAGACGGATGATTATGCGGAAAATACAGTCATCAACGAATTGCAGAAAGGGTATATGATTCACGACAGATTGCTTCGACCCTCCATGGTTGTGGTTGCCGCGCCAACGTCAAAAACAGAGAATGTTAAAGAGAAAAAAGATATACATAAAAGCGAGGAGGAAATCAGATGAGCAAAATAATAGGAATAGATCTCGGCACCACCAATTCATGTGTGGCGATTATGGAGGGGAGTGAAGCTAAAATTATCACAAACCCGGAAGGTGGTCGAACCACACCTTCTATCGTTGCCGTATCTGAAAGCGGTGAGCGACTGGTGGGGCAAGTTGCAAAGCGACAGGCCATTACCAACCCGGAAAACACAGTATTTGGGGTAAAAAGGCTTATCGGCCGAAAATATGCTTCGCCTGAGGTTCAGAGCGATATTAAGATACTCCCTTACAAGCTTGAACAGGCAAGCAATGGTGATATTCGTATTAATTTGAGAGATAAAAAAAACAGCCCTGCTGAAATATCATCTTTTATCCTGGCCAACATTAAAAAAACGGCCGAGGAGTATCTGGGAGAAAAGGTTACCGACGCCGTTATTACGGTACCGGCCTATTTTAATGACAGCCAGCGCCAGGCGACCAAGGATGCAGGAAAGGTTGCGGGCCTCAATGTTCTAAGGATTATAAACGAACCGACCGCTGCATCACTGGCATATGGCCTGGACAAAAAAAAGGAAGAAAAGATCGCTGTATTCGATCTTGGGGGCGGCACTTTTGATATCTCCATCCTTGAAATCGGTGAAGGTGTTTTTGAGGTCAAGGCAACCAATGGAGATACCCATCTGGGTGGTGAAGATTTTGACCTTCGCCTCATTGATTATCTGGCAGACGAGTTTAAAAAGGACCAGGGAATCGATATCAGAAATGACAAGATGGCACTGCAGAGGTTAAAAGAAGCTGCTGAGAAGGCAAAAATGGAACTGTCCACTTCCATGGAAACGGATGTGAACCTGCCGTTTATTACCGCCGACGCCAGCGGACCCAAGCACCTGAATATTAAAATTACACGGGCCAAACTTGAATCCCTTATTGATGACCTTTTGGGCAATCTCGAAAAACCCTGTTTAACAGCCCTCAAGGATGCCGGCCTTGGACCCAATGATATTAACGAAGTCATCCTGGTGGGTGGCATGACACGAATGCCTGCGGTTCAGGAACGGGTAAAGAAGATTTTTGGCAAAGAACCTCACAAAGGGGTGAATCCGGATGAAGTGGTTGCCCTTGGTGCTGCCATTCAGGGAGGTGTGTTGAAGGGGGACGTGAAAGATGTGCTTCTTTTAGATGTAACACCCCTTTCACTTGGCATTGAAACCTTGGGCGGCGTAATGACCAGGCTGATTGAGAAAAATACAACCATACCGACCAAAAAAAGCCAGATTTTTTCAACCGCAGCAGACAGCCAGCCCGCAGTATCCATCCATGTGTTGCAGGGAGAACGGGAAATGGCTGCGGGGAATAAAACGCTTGGTCGTTTTGAGCTTGTCGGTATACCCCCTGCCCCAAGGGGCGTGCCGCAGATCGAAGTTACCTTTGATATTGATGCCAATGGTATCGTAAATGTATCTGCCAAGGACCAGGCAACCGGAAAAGAGCAGTCTATCCAGATTACCGCTTCTTCGGGATTATCGGAGGAAGAAATAGACAAATTGGTCAAGGATGCAGAGCTTCATGCAGAAGATGACAAAAAGAAAAGGGAACTCGTAGATGCCCGTAATACGGCAGATGCCCTGATTTATTCCACTGAAAAGTCAGTTAAGGATCTTGGTGACAAGGTTGACAGCGAGACAAAAACCAAGGTGGAAAACGCAATCGAGCCTTTGAAGAAGGCCATGGAGGGAGAAGATACTGCAGAAATCAAACGGCTGAGCGAAGAGTTGACCCAGGCATCTCACAAGCTGGCTGAAGCCATGTATAAGCAGGCATCACAGGAAGCCGGGCCCCAGCCCGATGCCGGTCAGGCAAACACTGACCAGTCAGCCGGTTCCACTCCGGATGACGATGTGGTAGATGCTGATTTTGAAGAGGTAAAAGAAGACAAAAAGTAGTGGCAAAATGTCTCTATTGGTAAAATCCCGCGTGCACCGTGTGCCGCGGGATTTTTTTATTGTATTTCTTTTTTTTTGACTTGCACCCTTATTCAAGGTAGATGTAATTATATAAAACAGGAGGCTGAGATAAAGAACTAAGCCGACTGACCTTTGGAAAAAGCTAAATAGAAACGGATCCAACATGTTTAAATTCCTTTTTAAAAAAGAACAACGTATCCCCAAAAATTGATTTTTGAATACATGGATGCAGTAAAACTGTGTCAGGATAGCTTTTTAAAAGGTCTGCAGGCCTGCCTTCTTAACGGATCTCTTTGCGAAGACTTCGATTTTTTTATCAAGCAGACACACAAGTTTGAATCAAAAGCCGACGATATTAATGATGATATCAACAACCTGATGTACGGCAAGGCATTGATACCCGATTCCCGCGGCGATATTTTGGGACTTCTCGGCGCAATGGATGAGATCCCTGATCTTTTTGAACGGATTCTTTACATGATTCAAACACAGCGGCTCACCGTCCCGGAATATCTTATCGACGATATTCAAGATCTCGTCAGGATAAGCCTGGAATGTTGCGACCTTCTGGCCAGGCAGGCCACAGCTCTTTTTAAGAAAACAGAGGGCATCAGGGCGTTGCTAAATACAATCGACATTAACGAAAGCCACTGCGATCATATCGAAAGGCGGATTATAACCAAAATTTTCGAGTCCGACATGGATTCCCTGCAAAAGATCCAGATCAAAGATCTTATTGTAGAAATGGGGAATATATCCGATGAGGCTGACCGGGTGTCTAGACGGATCAATATTATCAGCATGAAGAGGCGGGTATAATGTTCTCCCTTTTGGGAGGTGTTTTTTTGGGTTGGTCCTTGGGGGCCAACGACGCTTCCAATGTGTTCGGAACCGCTGTATCCTCAAAGATGGTCAAATTCCGGACTGCTGCTCTGCTGGCTTCCGCCTTTGTCATAATAGGTGCAATTCTTTCCGGCCAGGCGGGCATCGAAACCCTTAAGGGCTTGACCAGTTTTCATCTTGAGCAGGCTGTGGTTGCATCAATTGCAGCAGCGATTACCGTGACCATTATGACTCTCCTGGGTCTTCCTGTTTCCACATCACAGGCGGTGGTGGGATCAATTCTTGGAATAGGAATCCTCAATAATCAGCTCAATATGACAGGGCTAGCTAAAGTGGTTGTCTGCTGGGTCGGAACACCTATAGGTGCTGCAATAATCGCTGTATTCCTTTATAATGGACTCGGAATGATTTATAACAGATTGAACCCAAATCTTTTTCAATCCGATGCCATGATTCGAATCCTAATGATTGTCGCCGGCTCATACGGTGCTTTTTCCTTAGGGGCAAATAATGTTGCCAATGTGACGGCTGTGTTTGTCGGTGCCGGATTGATCAGCGTATTTTATGCCGCGTTCATCGGTGGTGCCAGTATCGCTTTGGGTATCTTGACTTACAGTAAACCGGTTATGGAAACAGTGGGGAAAAAACTTGTCCAACTCGACCCCTTTTCCGCCTTGATTGTGGTGCTTTCTTTGGCCTTTACGGTACATTTCTATACACTGGTGGGTGTGCCGGTTTCTACTTCCCAGGCTGTCATCGGCGCAGTCCTTGGCATCGGCCTTGTCAAAGGAGTCAATACGGTCAGCCGTCAGACACTGCGCCACATCCTTTTGGCATGGCTGCTAACACCTGTGGTGGCCTGTTTTTTTTCCGTCACCATTTATTTCATTATCCATCTGCATTACATTCCAGTCCGGTAAGCCGTCATGCTTGACATAAGCCTGGCTGTACTATATTTCATAGGGCTATGACCAGCAATTATGAAAAAATTATTCATGACAATCTTGACAGGATTTA
This genomic interval carries:
- a CDS encoding glycine cleavage system H protein, encoding MEIKGYNMPDDLHYEENHYWVKTEGDLLVMGMDDFARQMAGDIVYVQLPFEGKALKLGKKFAKVESGKWVGKVYAPVNGEIVGSNEELETDPELINQDCYGKGWMYKILPNDMGEVDSLIHGSAAVEKWLLADIEKYKQE
- a CDS encoding (Fe-S)-binding protein, yielding MANKDYSIKELIGLEACTNCRLCADVCPAASAVLDGRLTGVYRLSGIKKILRERAGIIRRLFGIKDLSPARLENFSETVFRCTLCGSCQEVCPVGIPLKDLWLSMRQDMVQSSAYPKKIDMIKNNLAKSRNVFDEDNEERADWVDDMRDVPDHGFIKDSAEVVYFTGCVSSFFPMVQKIPTALAETLEISGVDFTLLGAEEWCCGFPLLGAGLRDKAGEFIEHNIKAVRKKGAKKIIFACPSCYQMWREYYTDEFEIFHVTEFLIELIKNKQLQLKELPMTVTYHDPCDLGRGARVFETPRKIIHYIPGVNLVELSDNRENCRCCGGGGNLEMIDTKLSAEIAKRKIDDVMMTGAEAVITSCQQCVRTMNTYVRRNKIPLEVMDITELVKRALVF
- a CDS encoding lipoate protein ligase C-terminal domain-containing protein, with the translated sequence MKLYNLGKVPWKQSQLIYHALAYMGRESLVLVSPASPYVCVGYHQDVDHEVDLAFCRINHIPVFRREVGGGGVYLDGNQLFFQLVVRKGNPLVPASKEAFYRKFLKPVIDVYRKIGIPAEYKPVNDIIVESRKISGTGVGEIGDCIVLVGNLIVDFNYKMMARVLRVPDEKFRDKVQKTIEENLSTIRRELGDTSADKWNDETLNSLMVDEFEKVLGRLNPGEKDDELEARANELALRMLDDDWLYRKGRHRKGRSVKISSDVTIYHRVNKAPGGLMRADFEVDCDRFVGISISGDFFCYPEDAISRLESMLEGKQASEVHEVLTDFYGNQKIETPGICIDDWKEILKK
- a CDS encoding HD domain-containing protein, with the protein product MYKPPRKTIQEVRLENERVPAKLYIKQEDKIKGIQEIQKVFNRQLSDNIRSNNSQKVKDTLVNIVQETLAEPRSGSLEGVSETVNILINEYTKDSDVINNLLIVSKQDYSTVIHSINVMAIVLGYANFINCSLYEKKILGLSALLHDVGKTKIDTNLLTAPRKLTDEEFNEIKQHTIRGYNILTKCNFSFKEIATTALQHHEKLDGSGYPYGITSIDKTAQIVGFIDCYEALTNDDRPYRNAMSPFKTLKLIKQDVEADKFSRDLFETFAYSLL
- the grpE gene encoding nucleotide exchange factor GrpE → MTAKKKIKIKTEPEKNGDGDEVLEKNHSGKEKTETAGDQLKKIQAELEAAKQEGKEAYDRFLRVSAEFENYKKRSTREMDDFRKYANQSLIKEMLAVVDNLERALNSTNGNSSVDKCMADGVDLTLQEILKVFEKFNVKPIESIGQPFDPNFHQAMMQEETDDYAENTVINELQKGYMIHDRLLRPSMVVVAAPTSKTENVKEKKDIHKSEEEIR
- the dnaK gene encoding molecular chaperone DnaK, whose protein sequence is MSKIIGIDLGTTNSCVAIMEGSEAKIITNPEGGRTTPSIVAVSESGERLVGQVAKRQAITNPENTVFGVKRLIGRKYASPEVQSDIKILPYKLEQASNGDIRINLRDKKNSPAEISSFILANIKKTAEEYLGEKVTDAVITVPAYFNDSQRQATKDAGKVAGLNVLRIINEPTAASLAYGLDKKKEEKIAVFDLGGGTFDISILEIGEGVFEVKATNGDTHLGGEDFDLRLIDYLADEFKKDQGIDIRNDKMALQRLKEAAEKAKMELSTSMETDVNLPFITADASGPKHLNIKITRAKLESLIDDLLGNLEKPCLTALKDAGLGPNDINEVILVGGMTRMPAVQERVKKIFGKEPHKGVNPDEVVALGAAIQGGVLKGDVKDVLLLDVTPLSLGIETLGGVMTRLIEKNTTIPTKKSQIFSTAADSQPAVSIHVLQGEREMAAGNKTLGRFELVGIPPAPRGVPQIEVTFDIDANGIVNVSAKDQATGKEQSIQITASSGLSEEEIDKLVKDAELHAEDDKKKRELVDARNTADALIYSTEKSVKDLGDKVDSETKTKVENAIEPLKKAMEGEDTAEIKRLSEELTQASHKLAEAMYKQASQEAGPQPDAGQANTDQSAGSTPDDDVVDADFEEVKEDKK
- a CDS encoding DUF47 family protein, whose amino-acid sequence is MDAVKLCQDSFLKGLQACLLNGSLCEDFDFFIKQTHKFESKADDINDDINNLMYGKALIPDSRGDILGLLGAMDEIPDLFERILYMIQTQRLTVPEYLIDDIQDLVRISLECCDLLARQATALFKKTEGIRALLNTIDINESHCDHIERRIITKIFESDMDSLQKIQIKDLIVEMGNISDEADRVSRRINIISMKRRV
- a CDS encoding anion permease, whose product is MGWSLGANDASNVFGTAVSSKMVKFRTAALLASAFVIIGAILSGQAGIETLKGLTSFHLEQAVVASIAAAITVTIMTLLGLPVSTSQAVVGSILGIGILNNQLNMTGLAKVVVCWVGTPIGAAIIAVFLYNGLGMIYNRLNPNLFQSDAMIRILMIVAGSYGAFSLGANNVANVTAVFVGAGLISVFYAAFIGGASIALGILTYSKPVMETVGKKLVQLDPFSALIVVLSLAFTVHFYTLVGVPVSTSQAVIGAVLGIGLVKGVNTVSRQTLRHILLAWLLTPVVACFFSVTIYFIIHLHYIPVR